ACCCCCACCTGCCGGGCCAACAAGATGTGCTCCCGCGTCTGTGGCATCGGCCCGTCCACCGCCGATACCACCAAAATCGCCCCGTCCATCTGCGCCGCACCCGTGATCATGTTCTTGATGTAGTCCGCGTGCCCCGGACAGTCCACGTGCGAATAGTGCCGCTTCGCCGTCTCGTACTCCACATGCGCCGTGTTGATCGTAATCCCACGCGCACGCTCCTCCGGCGCCTTGTCAATGTCCCCGTAGTCCTTCACCTCCACATTCGGGTTCTCCGCCGCCGTCACAAACGTCAAAGCCGCCGTCAACGTCGTCTTCCCGTGGTCCACGTGCCCAATCGTCCCCACGTTCACGTGAGGCTTCGTACGGACAAACTCGCCCTTGGCCATCTGCGCCCTCCTTTCCGTATGCGGGGCAGGCCCGAAGGCCCACCCCCAGGCATTCCTACTGACCCTTGATGAGCTTCTCCTGCACCTGCTTGGGGACTTCCTGGTAGTGGTCGAAGAACATGACGAAGGAGCCTCGGCCCTGCGTCTTGGAGCGCAGGTCGGTGGCGTAGCCGAACATCTCCGCCAGGGGCACGTAGGCCCGGATCACCTGGGTGTTCCCCCTGGGCTCCATGCCCAAGATCTGGCCCCGGCGGGCGTTCAGGTCGCCAATCACGTCGCCCATGTACTCCTCGGGGGTGGTGACCTCCACCCGCATGATGGGCTCGAGGATCACGGGATCCCCCTTCTGCACCGCTTCCTTGATGGCCATGGAGCCTGCGATCTTGAAGGCCATCTCCGAGGAGTCCACCTCGTGGTAGGAACCGTCGTAGAGGGTCACCTTTACGTCCACCACGGGGAAGCCAATCAGGGGACCCGACTGCATGGCCTCCTCGATGCCCTTCTGCACCGCGGGGATGTACTCCTTGGGGATCACCCCGCCCACGATGGCGTTGACGAACTCAAAGCCCGACCCTCGAGGCAGGGGCTCGGCCTTGATCTTGACGTGGCCGTACTGGCCGCGGCCACCGGTCTGGCGGATGAACTTGCCCTCCACGTCCACCGGGCGGGTGATGGTCTCGCGGTAGGCCACCTGGGGCTTGCCCACGTTGGCGTCCACCTTGAACTCCCGCTTCAGGCGGTCCACGATGATCTCCAGGTGGAGCTCGCCCATCCCGCTGATGATGGTCTGGCCGGTCTCGGGGTGGGTGGAGACGCGGAAGGTGGGGTCCTCCTCCGCCAGGCGGGCCAGGGCCTGGGAGAGCTTGTCCTGGTCCGCTTTGGTCTTGGGCTCGATGGCCACGTCGATGACGGGCTCGGGCACCTCAATGGACTCCAGGACGATGCGCGGGGCATCCTCGCCCACCAGGGTGTCCCCGGTGATGGTTTCCTTGAGGCCCACCACCGCCCCCAGGTCACCTGCCCGGAGCTCCTCCACCTCCTCCCGGTGGTTGGCGTGCATCCTGAGAAGCCGGGCCACCCGCTCCTTACGGCCCTTGGTGGTGTTGTACACGTAGGAGCCGGAGGTGAGGGTGCCGGAGTAGACCCGAATGAAGGTGAGGCGGCCCACGTAGGGGTCGGCCATGATCTTGAAGGCCAAGGCCGCCAGGGGGCCGTCGGGATCCGGGTGAATCTCCACCTCGTTCCCGTCAGGCGTGGTGCCCCGGATGGGGGGGATGTCCAAGGGGGAGGGCAGGTAGTCCACCACCGCATCCAGGAGGAGCTGGACGCCCTTGTTCTTCAAGGCGGAGCCCAAGAACACGGGGGTGATCTGGATGGCGATGGTGCCCTTGCGGATGGCCGCCACCAGCTCCTCCTCGGTGGGCTCCTCGCCCTCGAGGTACTTGAGCATCACGTTTTCATCGAAGTCAGCGGCGACCTCAATGAGCTTCTCGTGGTACTCCCGGGCCTGGGGGAGGTACTCCTCGGGGATGGGGACCTCACGGATGTCGGTGCCCAAGTCGTTGCCGTAGGTGTAGGCCTTCATCCGGAGGACGTCGATGATCCCGGAAAAGGTGTCCTCGCGGCCGATGGGGAGCTGCATGACCACGGGCCTCGCCCCCAGGCGCTCCTGCATGGTGCGGATCACCAGCCAAAGGTCAGCCCCCGTTTTGTCCATCTTGTTGGCGAAGGCGATGCGGGGCACCTTGTACTTCTCCGCCTGGCGCCAGACGGTCTCCGACTGGGGCTCCACCCCCTGGCTGGAGTCAAAGACCACGATGGCCCCGTCCAGCACCCGCATGGAGCGCTCCACCTCGATGGTGAAGTCCACGTGGCCGGGGGTGTCGATGATGTTGATGCGGTGGTCCTTCCAGAAGCAGGTGGTCACGGCGGCGGTGATGGTGATGCCCCGCTCCCGCTCCTGCTCCATGAAGTCCATGGTGGCCGCACCCTCGTGGACCTCCCCGATTTTGTGGATCTTGCCGGTGTAGTAGAGGATGCGCTCGGTGGTGGTGGTCTTACCGGCATCGATGTGGGCGGCGATGCCGATGTTGCGGAGCCTCTTTAGGTCGTACTCTACCTTAACCGCCATGGCTTACCACCGGTAGTGGGCGTAGGCGCGGTTGGCCTCGGCCATGCGCTCCACGTCCTCCTTCTTCTTCACCGCTCCGCCCTTGCCCTCGGCCGCATCCATGAGTTCATGGGCGATGCGCACGGCAGCCCCCCGCTCGGAACGGGCGTTGGCCGCCTGCACCAGCCAGCGCAGGGCCAAGGACTGCTGCCTCCTGGGGGAGACCTCCATGGGCACCTGGTAGTTGGCCCCACCCACGCGGCGGGAACGCACCTCCATCCGGGGCTTCACGTTCTCCACCGCCTGCTTAAAGACCTTCAACGGCTCCTGCCCGGTCTTCTCCTGGATGATGCGACAGGCATCGTAGAAGATGCGGGCAGCCAGGTTCTTCTTGCCATCCCGCATGATCTTGTTGATGAAGGCCGACACCACCACATCCCCGTAGACCAGGTCGGGCTGCAGTTGGCGTACCTCTGCTCTTCTTCTCCGTGCCATAGCTCACCTACTTCTTCTTGGCCGGAGCCGCGCCCTTGGCCTCCTTAGGCTTCTTGGTTCCGTACTTGGAGCGGCTCTTCTTGCGGTCCTTCACGCCCTGGGCGTCGTAGACCCCGCGCACGATGTGGTAGCGCACGCCCGGCAGGTCCTTCACACGGCCACCCCGGATGAGGACCACGGAGTGCTCCTGCAGGTTGTGCCCCTCACCGGGAATGTAGGCGGTCACCTCGTACCCGGAGGTAAGGCGCACCTTGGCCACCTTACGCAAGGCGGAGTTGGGCTTCTTGGGGGTTACGGTGCGCACCACCGTGCACACCCCCCGGCGGAAGGGCGAGCCCTTCAAGGCCGGAACCTTGCTCTTCTTCTGGACCTTCTCGCGGCCCTTTCTAACCAGCTGGTTGATCGTCGGCAGTGCCACCACTCCCTTCTTATTGGACTTGCCCCCGTGTTCTCAAGATCCACCCGGGGGAAGGTGCATTCCCCCGACCTTCGCCCACACAGGGCAGCACCCTCAGGACCAGGGGCTGGCCCTGAGGGCCCTCAACTTGCCTAGTCTACAGGCCCAGGGGCGTTTTGACAAGCGGCGAGCCATGGAAAACCCCCGCCCGAAGGCGGGGTGTTCTGGAGCCGGTGGCCGGATTCGAACCGGCGGCCTACCGCTTACGAGGCGGTTGCTCTACCGCTGAGCTACACCGGCCCGCCCTAAAGAGTCTAGGGCAGGAGGCTCTTCTTGGCAACTACCTGAGCACCACCCCGGGCTGGACCCTTAGGGCACGGAAGAGGGGCAAGAGAGCGGAAAGGAAGGTGGCGGCTAGGCTTGCGCCGCTCACCAGAAGGAAGTCCGAAAGGCGCATCTCCACAGGCAGGTGGGTGAGGAAGTAAAGCTCCCCCGGAAGGTCCACTGGGCGGAGGGAGAGGTAGAGGCAAAGAAGATACCCCAGGAGATTGCCTAGAAGAACCCCCCCGATTCCCAGAAAAACCCCTTCCAGGGCGAAAACCATCCCCACGGTGAACCTCGAGGCCCCCATGGCCCGAAGAAGGGCGATCTCCGGGGTCTTCTCCACCACCTTGAGCACAAGAAGGTTGGCCACCCCCAGGGCGGCCACCGCCACAATCAGGAAGATCAGGATGCCCAGGACCCGCTTCTGCAGGGAAAGCTGCTCCAAAAGTGTACGCTGGGTGTCCTGCCAGGCCTGGGGGAAAAAGCGGGTGCCGGCAAGGGCTACCCCTATCTCCTTGGCCCGCCAGGGGTCCTTAAGGCGCACCTGGTACCCTTGGGCCCGTATGCCGGAAAGCCTCTCCACCGTTTTCAGGTCCACGAAGGCATAGGCGGAATCCAGGAGGTAGTTTCCCGTGCGAAACGCCCCCAAGACCCTTAGCTCCACCCGCTCCTGGGTGGCGGACATGGCATAGAGCCTGTCCCCCACGAAGGCTCCCAGGGATTGTTGCAGAGCCGAGCCCAGGTAGATGCCCCCGGGTTCCAGCCCCAGCCCCAGACCGGGGTAGAGGGCCTCACCTCCCTCACCCAGGCCCACCAGGGTGGCGAAGTCCACCCCCGGGCCCCTGGCACCCTCCGCCGGGCGGATTAGGAGAGCCTTGGTGGCGGCAAAGGGGGCGTAGGCCTCCATCTCGGGGTGTTGGGGCATGGGGGGGAGTTCCTCCGAAAGGCTGAAGAGGACCAGGTGGGGGTAGGCCTTCAAGGTGGCCCGCACCAGACCACTGACAAAGCCATTGGTGAGGGAGAGGGCGGTGAGGAGGACCGCCACCCCTACCCCCACCCCCAAAAGGGCCAAGGCGGTCTGCAGGGGCCTACGCCGCAGGTGGGCCAGGGCCAGAAAGAAGGCGAAGCGCACGCCCTAAGGATAAGGAAACTCTTGGCCTTTAGCGCCTGGGGTACTCCACCACCTCGAGGCTCACCACCCTGCGGCCAAAGCGCAGGGCTGTGGCCCGGTCGGGAAGCCAAACGTCCACCTTCTCCCGCATCCTGGGGTGCATCACGTCGGCCACCACGAAGATGCGGTCCCGGAAAAGGTAGTCAAACTGCCCACGGCCCCGGCCGTACACGGAACCCAGGTCCTTAAGGCGCACCTTGGTGCCGTAGGGCAGGACCTTGAGGAGGTCCGGGCTCACCGCCAGGACCCCCAAGCGGGTGCGCATGCCGGTGGCGGTGAGAAAGGGGGTGGAGTCGGTTTCCCGTACGCTGGAGGTGTAGGCCGTAGCCTGCAAGACCAGCACCTTCTTACCGCCAGACTGGGCCCATCCCCCAGCAACGGCGAGGGATAGAAGGAGCGCCACGAGCAATCCTCGCATAGCGCCCCTGAGTATGCAGACGAACCCTGGGAATTTCTGAGAAGGATGAGGTCAAGCCCTCATGCAAGCCCCTGCTTCTATTTTGAATTCATTCCCGAAGCTTAAGAACTCCGCACTGTAAAGAGCGCAATTTCCGCTACTCTATGAGAAAAAACCAAATGAACTTTAGTTTCTCCTAATCCCCATTTAAAGACCCTCAGGGACAAGGGGAGGCAGAAAGGGTGAGGGTGTACCTGCCGCTGAAGCGGCTCTCGGGATCGTTAAACCCAGCCATGGACTGGTTGCGCTCCTGGACCACAACTATACTGGGTGTGAAGCCGAGATCGCCCAGATTCACCACCCGCATCACCCGGTCTAGACGAACGGGGTTTCCCGGAGTGGTGCTCGCGGAAACCTTGGCAACCAAATCCAGAACCCCGGGTTCAAAACACAGGTATGGGCCGCTTCCCGGGTTCAGCTGGTACATGTCGGCTTCCCCCACAAACTCTATGGCCCCTATGGTGCTTCCCAGAGAAAGCGGCTGTAGGGGTCGGCTCGGATCGCCATTCGGATCTGGGGTGAACCAAACGGCCTTTAAACTCGCCGTATCCTGCTCTGTAGCAAGATTCTCCACACGGAGATAGAAGACTTGCCCTGTTGTGCCCCGGAAGTTAAGGCGGATACCAATGTCGGCAAACACCTGTGGGGTCAGTCCCAAGGGGTATGCGTAGATCTCGGCAACCACGCCAAACCTATCCCGGGCAACGCTGACCGCCTGGACAACCCCTTGGTCGTTGAGGAGTACCAGCCGCAGATTTCCCCGCAACTGAAGTTGCGCCGACACCGCGCTCACCTGCACCGCACCCGAATTGGGCAAACGAATGCGGAAAGTTTTGACAGCAGGAACCACACGTCCTCCCGAACGTACCTCGGCAGCAGGTAAGGGAACCGGTAAAACCGTTCCCCCTACGTCCAGATCGCCACTCACCGGCGGTACAGGTTGCACGCCGCAAGCCGCCAGCAAAATGAGGCTGGCTAAAATCAGGCTCTGTCGCCACATAGCAAACCCCCCTCTCCCTCAAGCATAGTTCGGAAGAGGGGGTAGAGCCTTGGAGTTTCCTTTAGCTACTCCAAGACCCCCAGGTAGGCGTAAAGGTCAGGCCCTCCAGGGAGGATCTCCACCACGAGCCCCGGGAACTTCCCGACCACTTCCTCGGCCTTTTCCTTAGAGGTGTTGGGGCCCAGGAAAAGGGTGAGGATTTCCTTGTCTTCTCCAGCCAGGCGGATAAGGCCCTCCAGCACCTCCTCGGGGGTTTCCCCCATGAGGACCAGCCTTCCATCCAGAAGCCCGATGGGCTTATCCTTTAGGACCTTGACCCCATCCACCTCAGCGTCCCGGCTGGCCCACGTGACCTCGAGGGTCACCGCCCCCTTTAGGGCCTCCTCCATCTCGGGAAGAAGCTCCTCCACCTCCACCTCAGGCAAGTAGCGCACCGCCGCCGCCAGGCCCTGGCCCAGGGTACGGGTCTTGAGCACGTACACCTCTTTGCCCTGGGCTTTGGCCAGCTCCGCCGCCTTCTCCGCCGCCAGGAAAACGTTCGGGTTGTTGGGCAGGAGGATCACCTTGGGGCTGGCCACGCTCCTGATGGCAGCCAGCAGATCCTCCACGCTGGGGTTTTGCGTCTTGTCCCCCGCCACCACCCGGGCCCCCAGGCTGCGGAAGACCCGACTCGGGCCATGCCCCAAGGCCACCGCCACCAGGCCCGTGGGAGGAGGGGCCTCCTCTCCTGCCCCCACCATGGCCAGAATCTCCGTGTGTTGCTCGGTCATGTCTTCCACCTTGGTGCGCACCATGCGGCCGAAGCGGGCCACGGTGGCCAGGAGGCCATCGGGGTCGTCGGTGTGGATGTGCCCCTTCACGTAGCCCTCGGCCCCCACCACCAAGAGGGAGTCCCCGAAGGGGGCCACGGCCTCGCGGATCCTCTCTATGGGCACCTCCACCCCCTCCATGAGGAACTCCGTGCAGTAGCCAAACTCCTCGGTGGCGAAGGCGGTCTGGGCGTAGCGCTCCACCTTGGGGGGCTCGGGCAGGGGAAGCCCCAGGACATACCCCCGAATACCCTCCAGAAAGCGCACATACCCCGCACCCCCGGCGTCCACCACCCCCGCCTGCTTCAGGACGGGAAGGAGATCCGGGGTCTTCTCCAGAGCCCTTTGGGCTGCGCCAAGGGCATTTGCCAGGGTTTCCTCGAGGGTCTCCCCTTGAGCTCCTTCCCCAGCCGCCCGGGCCACGGTGAGGATGGTGCCTTCCACCGGCTTCATCACCGCCTTGTATCCGGTTTCCGCCCCCAGGCGCAGGGCCTCAGCTAGGGCGGAGGCATCCAGCACCTCCCTCTTGCGGAGGGCCTCGCTGAACCCCTTCAGGATCTGGGAAAGGATCACCCCGCTGTTCCCCCGAGCCCCCAAAAGGCTCCCGTAAGCGATGGCCCGGGCCACCTCCGGCATCTTGGAGGTGTCGGCCAGATCTAGCTCCCGCCGGGCAGATTGGAGGGTGAGGTGCATGTTGGTGCCCGTGTCCCCATCGGGGACAGGGTAGACGTTGAGGGCGTTGATCTCCTCCACGAACACGGAAAACCAGTCCGTGGCGTAGCGGAAGGCCTCGGCCACCTCCCCAGGGCTTAGGCTAGCCACGCCCCACCCCCACCACGTGGACCCGCACCTGGGAGAGCTTAACCCCTGCCAGCTTCTCGGCGGCGAAGGCTACCCGCTCCGCCAAAGACTCCACCACCGTGGGGATGCGGGCGCCCACCGCCACCACCACGTAGAAGTCGGCGGTGTACTTTCCCGGGCTCGTCGGGTCCTGGCGCACCACCACCCCCTCGCTGGCCTCCTGCCGCCCCAGGATGCGCACCACCTGGTCCTTAAACCCCGCCGGGGCCATGCCCACCACCCCCGGCACCTCGTGGGCCGCCAGGGCCAGCAAGGAGGCCAAAGCCCCCTCAGTTACCGTCACCCGTCCTTGCATCCTACCTCCTTAGGGCCTCCTCCGGGGGAGTATAGGACAGGCCGAAGGCCTCCGCCACCCCGGGATGGGTGAGGAGTCCCTTGTGGGTGTTCAGGCCCTTGAGAAGAGCGCCATCCTCCAGGAGGGCTTGAAGGCCCTTCTCCGCCAGCTTCAGCACATAGGGCAGGGTCTGGTTGGTAAGGGCGAAGGTGCTGGTCCTGGGCACCGCCCCCGGCATGTTGGCCACCCCGTAGTGCACCACTCCCTCCACCACGTAGGTGGGCTCGGCGTGGGTGGTGGGGCGGATGGTCTCCACGCACCCCCCCTGGTCCACGGCCACGTCCACAATCACCGAGCCCTCCTTCATGAGGGGAAGCATGTCCCGGGTAACCAGCTTGGGAGCCTTGGCCCCCGGCACCAAGACCGCCCCGATGAGGAGGTCAGCGTGCTGGATGCTCTTCTTGATATTGGCCTCGGTGGCGGTGAGGGTGACCACCCGGCCCCCGAAGATATCGTCCAGGTACTGAAGGCGCCTGTGGTTCACGTCCAGAATGGTCACCTGGGCCCCCATACCCAGGGCGATCTTGGCGGCGTTGGTGCCCACGGTACCGCCCCCCAGGATGACCACGCTGGCCGGGGCCACCCCGGGCACCCCCCCGAGGAGCACCCCCCGCCCCCCGTGGGGCTTCTCCAGGAACTGGGCCCCCACCTGGGGGGCCATGCGGCCCGCCACCTCGCTCATGGGCACCAGGAGGGGCAGGGAGCCATCGGGAAGCTGCACCGTCTCGTAGGCGATCCCCGTGACCCCACTCCTCAGCATGGCCTCAGTGAGGGCGCGGTCCGCAGCCAGGTGCAGGTAGGTGAAGAGGAGGAGCCCCTCCCGCAGGAAGGGGTACTCCTCGGGCAGGGGCTCCTTCACCTTCACCACCATCTCCGCTCCCCAGGCCTCCTCCCGGCTCACCAGGTGGGCCCCGGCTCGCTCGTACTCGGCATCGGATAGGCCGGAACCCACACCCGCTCCCCGTTCCACCAAAACGGTATGCCCCCGCTTGACCAGGCTTTCCACCCCACCCGGGGTCATGGCCACGCGGTTTTCCAGGGTCTTGATCTCCTTGGGTACGCCGATCACCATACTAGGCCTCCTTTACGAAGACGCGTCTTATCTTGAGCTTGAAGCCGTCGCCCTCGGCGATGGCCAGAAGCCTTCTTCGGGAATCCACCAGGGCCACATAGCCCAGGGCGGGGATGGGCAAGGGTACCCCCTCCAGCACGCGCCGAGCCTCGGTGTGGGAAAGCTCCACCACCGGAAAGGGCAGGACATCGGTCTCGGGGATGGCCTTTTCCGGGGAAAGCTCGGAAAGCTTTACCGCCCTTTCCAGCCCCACCTTGCCGATACGGGTGCGCACCAGCCCGGAAAGGAAAGCCTTGGTCTTAAGCCTCTCCCCCAGGTCCCGGGCAAAGGCCCGCACATAGGTGCCCGGGCCCACCACCAAGCGGATCACCGCCGTGGGGTAAGGGCCCAAGGGCTTGGGAAGCTCCACCTTGCGCCCGCCCTTTTCTGCAAGCCGCCAGCCCTTGGCCGAGGGAGCGATGGGATGGGGTATGGGCTCGGGATCCAAGGCCAGGAGTTCCACCTCCAGGTACTTTACCGGCCTCGGGCCAAGCTCCAAGGGCTTCCCCTCCCGAGCGGCCTCGTAGGCCCGTTTCCCTCCCACCTTGATGGCGGAGTAGAGGGGAGGCACCTGCTCCTTGAGCTTCAAAAAGGAAGGGAGAACGGTTTCCAAGTCCTTGCGCTCAAAGCGCACCGGCGCTTCCTCGCTCACCGGCCCTTCCGCATCCAGGGTGGGGGTGGTGGCCCCGAAGGAAACCCAGGCGATGTACTCCTTGTCCTCCCCCGAAAGGAAGGGAACCAGCTTGGTGCTCTCGTCGGAAACCAAAAGGAGAAGGCCCGTGGCCAGGGGATCCAGGGTTCCGGTATGCCCCACCCGGCGGGTACCAAGAAGGCGCCTCGCCTCCTCCACCGCATCGTGGGAGGTGAGGTGGAGGGGCTTATCCACCGCATAGAGGGCCATGCCTAGGGGATTGTACCACCACCCGCCAGGGGAAAGAATGGAGGCATGGACCTGAAAGGCCGTTACCCCAGCCTTTCCTTCACCTGGCCCCGGCCCGGGGTGCTGGAGATCACCTTGCGGGGGGGAAAACTCAACGCCTTGGGCCCCGAAGCCCACCGGGACCTGGCCCGCATCTGGCAGGACTTAGGGGAACTCGAGGACGTCAAGGCTGTTCTTTTAAGGGGCGAGGGTGGGATCTTCTCCGCCGGGGGTTCCTTCGCCCTCATCGAGGAGATGCGCTCCTCCCACCAAGCCTTGATGCGGGTCTTTTGGGAAGCGAGGGAACTGGTGCTCGGGCCCATGAACTTCCCCAGGCCGGTGGTGGCTGCGGTGGAAGGGGTGGCGGTGGGGGCGGGGCTGGCCTTGGCCCTGGCGAGCGACGTGGTGGTGGTGGGCAAGAAGGCCAGGCTTCTGGACGGGCATCTTAGGCTTGGAGTGGCAGCCGGGGACCATGCGGTCCTCCTGTGGCCCCTCCTGGTGGGCATGGCCAAGGCCAAGTACCACCTCCTCCTCAATGAACCCCTCACCGGGGAAGAAGCGGAAAGGCTGGGCCTGGTGGCCCTGGCGGTGGAGGACGAGAAGGTGTACGAAAGGGCCCTCGAGGTGGCCATGCGCCTGGCCGAAGGTCCAAAGGAGGCCCTGAGCCTCACCAAGCACGCCCTGAACAACTGGTTCCGCACCTTCGTGCCCCACTTTGAGGTGTCCTTGGCCCTGGAGTTTTTGGGGTTCCAAGGAGAAGCATTGGAAGAAGGGCTACGGGCGCTTAAGGAAAAGCGCAAACCCCAGTTCTAGCATGGAGAAACCCCTGCGCCTACAAGCCTTCCTGGCCCGCGCCGGCGTGGGAAGCCGCAGGAAGGCGGAGGAGCTCATCCGCCAGGGCCGGGTGCGGGTGAACGGGGAGGTGGCCCACCTGGGGCAGAAGGTGGGGCTGGGGGACGTGGTGGAGGTGGACGGGAAGCGGGTGGAACTCCCCCAGGAAAGGATCGTCCTGGCCCTGCATAAGCCTAAAGGCTACACCACCACCCGCTTTGACCCCCATGCCCAGAAGACGGTGTTTGACCTCCTCCCCCCCATCCCCGGCCTCCACCCCGTGGGCCGCCTGGACCGGGACTCGGAGGGCCTCCTCCTCTTCACCAACGACGGCGCCCTCACCTTCCGCCTCACCCACCCCCGGCACGGGGTCAAGAAGGTCTACCGGGTCTGGACGGAAAGGGGCACCCTGCCGGAAGGGGTCTGCCGCAAGCTCCTCCAGGGGGTGGAGCTGGAAGATGGCCCTGCCCAAGCCCTCGCCTGCCGCCCTGCTCCCGGGGGGGCCTACCTTACCCTGGCCGAGGGAAGAAAGCGGGAAGTGCGCAGGATGCTGAAGGCGGTGGGCTACCCCGTGCGCCGCCTCCTCAGGGTGCAGGTGGGTCCCATCCAGCTGGGCCACCTCCCCCCCGGGCGGTGGCGCAGGCTCTCCGAGGAGGAGGTGGCGGCCCTCCTGCGGGAGGGCGGGCTAGAATGAAGGGCATGTTCACCGCGGGAAACGGACCCGTGCAGATCAGCGCCGAGGCCATCGCCCAAAGGGTGCGGGAGCTGGGAGCCCAGATCGCCCAGGACTACCAGGGCAAAACCCCCCACCTCATCTCCGTCCTGAACGGGGCTTTCATCTTCACCGCCGACCTGGTGCGGGCCATCCCCCTCCCCCTCACCCTAGACTTCATCTCCATCAGCTCCTACGGCAACGCCTACCGCTCTAGCGGCGAGGTGGAGCTCATCAAGGACCTCCGCCTCCCCATCCACGGCCGGGACGTGATCGTGGTGGAGGACATCGTGGACACCGGGCTCACCCTTTCCTACCTCCTGGACTACCTCGAGGCCCGCAAGCCCGCCTCCATCCGGGTGGCCGCCCTCCTATCCAAGCCCTCGAGGCGCCAGGTGGAGGTGCCCATCCACTACCTGGGCTTTGAGATCGAGGACGCCTACGTCTTTGGCTACGGCCTGGACCGGGCCCAGTTTGACCGCAACCTGCCCTTCATCACCTCCATCCGCCCGGAGGAAGAGTGAGGTACCTGGACCTCCTCACCGCCCTCTTCGCCACGGTGCTCCTCACCTCCAACGTGGCCTCCACCAAGCTGGTGGTCCTGGGGCCTTTCACCTTTGACGGGGGTACCCTGCTTTTCCCCTTGGCCTACATCTTCGGCGACGTCCTCACCGAGGTCTACGGCTACCGGAAAAGCCGGCGGGTCATCTGGACGGGCTTTTTCGCCCTCCTTCTCGCCACCCTCACCTTCCAAGCGGTGGCCGCCCTCCCCACCCCACAGGACGGGGAAAGCCAGCGCTTTGGGGAGGCCTTCCGCCTCCTCCTGGGCCTCACCCCCCGGATCGTCCTGGGAAGCCTCCTCGCCTATTTCGCGGGGGAGTTCGCCAACGCCTACGTGCTGGCCAAGCTGAAGGTGCGCACCGGGGGGCGCCACTTCTGGCTCCGCGCCCTCCTCTCCACCCTGGCAGGCCAGGGACTGGACACCGGGATCTTCCTCCTGGTGGCCTTCTACGGGGTTTGGCCCCATGAGGTGCTCCTCGCCGTTTTCCTCTCCAACTACGTCTTCAAGGTGGGGGTGGAGGCCCTCATGCTCCCCGTCACCTACGGGGTGGTGGGCTTCCTGAAGCGGGCCGAGGGTATGGACGCCTACGACCGGGATACCGACTTCAACCCTTTCCGCCTGGCGTAAGCTTAAGGGGATGCCGGGAGTCGCCATCATCGGGGCGCAGTGGGGGGACGAGGGCAAGGGCAAGGTGGTGGACGCTTTGGCCCAGGAGGCGGACTACGTGATCCGCTACCAAGGGGGGGCCAATGCCGGGCACACCGTGGTGGCCGAGGGCCGGGTCTTCAAGCTGAACCTCCTGCCCTCAGGGGTCATCCACCCCCATGCGGTGAACGTCCTGGGGGACGGGATGGTAATCGATCCCTTCCGCTTCCAGGAGGAGCTCTCCGCCTTGGAGAAGGAAGGCTTCCGCCCCAAGGTGCTGGTCTCAGAAAGGGCCCACCTGGTTCTCCCCCACCACAAACACGTGGAAAGCCGCCACAACTTCGTGGGCACCACCGGCCGGGGCATCGGCCCCGCCTAC
The nucleotide sequence above comes from Thermus tengchongensis. Encoded proteins:
- the rpsL gene encoding 30S ribosomal protein S12, translating into MVALPTINQLVRKGREKVQKKSKVPALKGSPFRRGVCTVVRTVTPKKPNSALRKVAKVRLTSGYEVTAYIPGEGHNLQEHSVVLIRGGRVKDLPGVRYHIVRGVYDAQGVKDRKKSRSKYGTKKPKEAKGAAPAKKK
- the rpsG gene encoding 30S ribosomal protein S7, which translates into the protein MARRRRAEVRQLQPDLVYGDVVVSAFINKIMRDGKKNLAARIFYDACRIIQEKTGQEPLKVFKQAVENVKPRMEVRSRRVGGANYQVPMEVSPRRQQSLALRWLVQAANARSERGAAVRIAHELMDAAEGKGGAVKKKEDVERMAEANRAYAHYRW
- a CDS encoding GTP-binding protein, with translation MAKGEFVRTKPHVNVGTIGHVDHGKTTLTAALTFVTAAENPNVEVKDYGDIDKAPEERARGITINTAHVEYETAKRHYSHVDCPGHADYIKNMITGAAQMDGAILVVSAVDGPMPQTREHILLARQVGV
- the fusA gene encoding elongation factor G, giving the protein MAVKVEYDLKRLRNIGIAAHIDAGKTTTTERILYYTGKIHKIGEVHEGAATMDFMEQERERGITITAAVTTCFWKDHRINIIDTPGHVDFTIEVERSMRVLDGAIVVFDSSQGVEPQSETVWRQAEKYKVPRIAFANKMDKTGADLWLVIRTMQERLGARPVVMQLPIGREDTFSGIIDVLRMKAYTYGNDLGTDIREVPIPEEYLPQAREYHEKLIEVAADFDENVMLKYLEGEEPTEEELVAAIRKGTIAIQITPVFLGSALKNKGVQLLLDAVVDYLPSPLDIPPIRGTTPDGNEVEIHPDPDGPLAALAFKIMADPYVGRLTFIRVYSGTLTSGSYVYNTTKGRKERVARLLRMHANHREEVEELRAGDLGAVVGLKETITGDTLVGEDAPRIVLESIEVPEPVIDVAIEPKTKADQDKLSQALARLAEEDPTFRVSTHPETGQTIISGMGELHLEIIVDRLKREFKVDANVGKPQVAYRETITRPVDVEGKFIRQTGGRGQYGHVKIKAEPLPRGSGFEFVNAIVGGVIPKEYIPAVQKGIEEAMQSGPLIGFPVVDVKVTLYDGSYHEVDSSEMAFKIAGSMAIKEAVQKGDPVILEPIMRVEVTTPEEYMGDVIGDLNARRGQILGMEPRGNTQVIRAYVPLAEMFGYATDLRSKTQGRGSFVMFFDHYQEVPKQVQEKLIKGQ
- a CDS encoding 3D domain-containing protein, coding for MRGLLVALLLSLAVAGGWAQSGGKKVLVLQATAYTSSVRETDSTPFLTATGMRTRLGVLAVSPDLLKVLPYGTKVRLKDLGSVYGRGRGQFDYLFRDRIFVVADVMHPRMREKVDVWLPDRATALRFGRRVVSLEVVEYPRR
- a CDS encoding ABC transporter permease yields the protein MRFAFFLALAHLRRRPLQTALALLGVGVGVAVLLTALSLTNGFVSGLVRATLKAYPHLVLFSLSEELPPMPQHPEMEAYAPFAATKALLIRPAEGARGPGVDFATLVGLGEGGEALYPGLGLGLEPGGIYLGSALQQSLGAFVGDRLYAMSATQERVELRVLGAFRTGNYLLDSAYAFVDLKTVERLSGIRAQGYQVRLKDPWRAKEIGVALAGTRFFPQAWQDTQRTLLEQLSLQKRVLGILIFLIVAVAALGVANLLVLKVVEKTPEIALLRAMGASRFTVGMVFALEGVFLGIGGVLLGNLLGYLLCLYLSLRPVDLPGELYFLTHLPVEMRLSDFLLVSGASLAATFLSALLPLFRALRVQPGVVLR
- a CDS encoding DAK2 domain-containing protein; amino-acid sequence: MASLSPGEVAEAFRYATDWFSVFVEEINALNVYPVPDGDTGTNMHLTLQSARRELDLADTSKMPEVARAIAYGSLLGARGNSGVILSQILKGFSEALRKREVLDASALAEALRLGAETGYKAVMKPVEGTILTVARAAGEGAQGETLEETLANALGAAQRALEKTPDLLPVLKQAGVVDAGGAGYVRFLEGIRGYVLGLPLPEPPKVERYAQTAFATEEFGYCTEFLMEGVEVPIERIREAVAPFGDSLLVVGAEGYVKGHIHTDDPDGLLATVARFGRMVRTKVEDMTEQHTEILAMVGAGEEAPPPTGLVAVALGHGPSRVFRSLGARVVAGDKTQNPSVEDLLAAIRSVASPKVILLPNNPNVFLAAEKAAELAKAQGKEVYVLKTRTLGQGLAAAVRYLPEVEVEELLPEMEEALKGAVTLEVTWASRDAEVDGVKVLKDKPIGLLDGRLVLMGETPEEVLEGLIRLAGEDKEILTLFLGPNTSKEKAEEVVGKFPGLVVEILPGGPDLYAYLGVLE